AAAGTACCTGCCGCTGGCGACCACCGAAGGTGCACTCCTCGCGTCGGTCAACCGAGGGTGCTCGGTTATCAACAGCGCTGGCGGCGCGACCGCCCGCGTCCTCAAGTCCGGAATGACCCGCGCCCCGGTGTTCCGCGTCGCCGACGTGGCCGAGGCCGAAGCACTCGTCTCGTGGACTCGTGACAACTTCGAGAAGCTGAAAGACGCCGCAGAGGAGACGACGAGTCACGGCGAACTCCTCGACGTGACGCCGTACGTCGTCGGCAACTCCGTCTATCTGCGCTTCCGCTACGACACGAAAGACGCGATGGGGATGAACATGGCCACCATCGCCACCGGGGCGGCCTGTGACGTCGTCGAGGCAGAGACCACCGGGTCGCTCGTCGCCCTCTCGGGCAACCTCTGTACCGACAAGAAACCTGCCGCCATCAACGCCGTCGAAGGACGCGGTCGGAGCGTCACTGCCGACGTTCGTATCCCCCGCGAAGTCGTCGAACAGCGACTCCACACCACGCCGGAGGCCATTGCGGAACTCAACACGCGAAAGAACCTCATCGGGTCGGCGAAGGCCGCGAGTCTCGGCTTCAACGCCCACGTCGCCAACGTCGTCGCCGCGATGTTCCTCGCGACGGGACAGGACGAAGCACAGGTCGTCGAAGGCGCGAACGCCATCACGACCGCCGACGTTCAAGACGGCGACCTCTACGTCTCGGTCTCGCTCGCATCGCTCGAAGTCGGGACGGTCGGTGGCGGCACCAAACTGCCGACGCAGTCCGAGGGACTCGACATCCTCGGTATCCGCGGCGGTGGCGACCCCGCCGGGTCGAACGCCGACGCCCTCGCCGAGTGCATCGCCGTCGGGTCGCTCGCCGGTGAACTCTCGCTTCTCTCTGCACTCGCCTCGCGGCATCTTTCGAGCGCTCACGCGGAGCTGGGACGGTAACTGACCTCGGCCGGGAGAGACTCGGCCCATCGAACGTTCACTCTATAACTGACCCGTCTGTTTTGGCCCGTTCGAGACCTGAAACTCAGAGGCCGAGAACTGAGTACTGCGTTCAATAGCTAAGAGAGCGATTGTCTATCAGACATTATGGTCGAGACAGCCAAAGTCCAACCGGGAGTAACGACTTCGTTCGTGACGAGCCCACTGGCGTTTTTCGGCGTCACGTACCTGATTACGTGGTCCTTCTGGGTGGCGGCTATCGCACTTGGAATCTCGTTCGAGAGTGCAGAAGGCCTCGTACTGCTGTTGGCCGGACTCGCCGGCCCGGGTATCGCCGGCATCGGGTTCACCTATCTCGTCTACGACGAACGTGGACGGAAAGACTACTGGAGACGTCTTACTGACGTGAGCCGAATCGGTCTCAAATGGTTCGCCGTCATCTTGTTTCTCCCCCTCGTGATGAGTCTCGTCGGAGCGGCAGTTGACCTCTTCCTCGGTGGGACTGGTGCAACGTGGAGCGAGGGTGTTCTTGGCTTTGCTGTGAGTCCGCTCGCGATACTTCCGGCGGTGTTCTTCGCGACGCTCCCACCGTTCATCGAAGAGTTAGGATGGCGTGGCTACGTGCTCGACCGCCTCCAGATGCAGTGGTCTGCTCTCACTGCGAGCCTCATTCTGGGTGTCGTCTGGGCCGTCTGGCACCTTCCGTTGTTCTTCGTCGAAGGGACGTATCAAGCAGGACTCGGGGTCGGGACGCTCGAATTCTGGTCGTTCATGATTGGAGTCGTCGGCCTCACGGGAGTGTTCACGTGGGTGTTCAACAACACCACCCGTAGCATCCTCGCGATTATCATCTTGCACGGGATGGTCAACTTCACGGGCGAGATAATCGCGCTCACACCACGTGCCGATGCAATCGCGACTGTCTCGTGGGTCGTCTTAGTCGGCGTCCTCGCAGTTGTCTGGGGGTCGCAGACGCTGACCAGTTCGGACGAGGTGCCACAACCGCCACCGGTCGTCGAACGATACCACGACAGCAACCGGTAGTCGGACAGTAGACACACCACGAATGAGCAGTGCTAACGTGAGTAATGCTAACGTGGTTTGACGACCTAGTTCTAGTCTTGAAGAGTATGGAGACCATCTCTTCAGTGGACGGCACACAGATTGCCTACGAACGAACCGGAAGCGGCCCG
The genomic region above belongs to Haloferax marinisediminis and contains:
- the hmgA gene encoding hydroxymethylglutaryl-CoA reductase (NADPH); translated protein: MTDAASLADRVREGELRLHELEAHADADVAAEARRLLVEEQSGASLDSVGNYGFPAEKAESAIENMVGAIQVPMGVAGPVTVNGAAVSSEKYLPLATTEGALLASVNRGCSVINSAGGATARVLKSGMTRAPVFRVADVAEAEALVSWTRDNFEKLKDAAEETTSHGELLDVTPYVVGNSVYLRFRYDTKDAMGMNMATIATGAACDVVEAETTGSLVALSGNLCTDKKPAAINAVEGRGRSVTADVRIPREVVEQRLHTTPEAIAELNTRKNLIGSAKAASLGFNAHVANVVAAMFLATGQDEAQVVEGANAITTADVQDGDLYVSVSLASLEVGTVGGGTKLPTQSEGLDILGIRGGGDPAGSNADALAECIAVGSLAGELSLLSALASRHLSSAHAELGR
- a CDS encoding CPBP family intramembrane glutamic endopeptidase, producing MVETAKVQPGVTTSFVTSPLAFFGVTYLITWSFWVAAIALGISFESAEGLVLLLAGLAGPGIAGIGFTYLVYDERGRKDYWRRLTDVSRIGLKWFAVILFLPLVMSLVGAAVDLFLGGTGATWSEGVLGFAVSPLAILPAVFFATLPPFIEELGWRGYVLDRLQMQWSALTASLILGVVWAVWHLPLFFVEGTYQAGLGVGTLEFWSFMIGVVGLTGVFTWVFNNTTRSILAIIILHGMVNFTGEIIALTPRADAIATVSWVVLVGVLAVVWGSQTLTSSDEVPQPPPVVERYHDSNR